The genomic region AAATACACCTACAACCTACAGGTATAAATAGATCATTGTAAGTTGGAGCGGCCCCATCTATAATTATAATAATAATAAAAAGAGAAAAAGGGAGTGAGAGAACATGAATAACAAGAAAGCGAAAATCATTACTTTTGGTATTAGCAAAGGTGGTTGCTCTAAAACAACTTCAGCTGGTATCACAGCTTATTTATTAAGTCAGGAAGCGAAAGTATTAGCGGTTGATATGGATGGCCAGGGGAACCTTACTCAATTCTTAACCGGTGTAGATGAGTTGTGCGACGTATTTGAAGAGCGGACCATACTGGAAGCGATCAAGGAACGAAATATTGAGAAATACATTGTTGAGATCAACGAGAACTTACATATCGTTCCTTCTAATGATTATCTGGCTCTTTTCCCTCGTTATGTGTATACAAAAGCAACGGATGAAAACAAAAACCTTATCTTATCCGATACCCTTTCACCTATAGTGAACCAATATGATTACATCATTATCGATACGCCTCCAGCTTTATCTGAGCAGACGATTAACTCTATTTCGGCAAGTGACTATGCGGTGATCATGAATGACGGCTCAAAGTTTTGT from Bacillus sp. FJAT-52991 harbors:
- a CDS encoding ParA family protein, with the protein product MNNKKAKIITFGISKGGCSKTTSAGITAYLLSQEAKVLAVDMDGQGNLTQFLTGVDELCDVFEERTILEAIKERNIEKYIVEINENLHIVPSNDYLALFPRYVYTKATDENKNLILSDTLSPIVNQYDYIIIDTPPALSEQTINSISASDYAVIMNDGSKFCYDAIHKFLEICVATRENGNPDLQIAGVLFSIVDPRTVDTKAMIQLIDEEYDGYRFDTVIQRRAATKRLAVNGFFDNSELEKGIGEYRVFVKELKERVQ